The genome window CTCGGGCATGCAAAAAAAGTAGATGGATGCGATCTCGAACAATGCAAAACAGTAGTCTCCAAAACAGAATGCCCAACCAAAGAATTCCTTTTATCATGTCGCAGAATAAAACGCCGGACCCGCTATGATAGTGGCGACTCGCCCAAAACAAAATCAACCGTTCCAGAACAATTCATCAATAGATGAGGGGTATCACGTATGGTACATTGACGTGGTCGTCAATTGGCAGGGCACAATCAGTACGCCTCGATAATCGTGCTGCGTGCCTGGCCAGGGACGTAATACCCATTGTCGAGATCCgtaggggagagggggatcTCTGTGGTTTGAGGTTCCTTCTCGTTGAATGTTTCAAGTGTCGGTTGGGGAGGCGACGGGGGCATGGTGTCGTCTTCTGATTCCCCATCCGAGTCCGACAGTAAGTCGGGAGGGGTTTGTCGGGAGGGTGAGCGGGTCAAGGTCAATTCCTCCAAATCTTCCGCGTCATCGTATTCAAAGTCCGAGTCCGAGTCGGAATCGtaatcctcctccacttccttttcggtgatgatggcgacaGGTGACGGGGCCCGCCGACGCACGGGGGTATAGATGTGAGATTCATCTTCAtattcatcttcatcatagtcggagtcggagtcgcTGACATCGGAGTCGGCGTCGGAGAGGTCTTCGGGATCCCAGTCCTCCTCGGGGTCTTCGACCACGGTTTCTGCCCATTGGATGTGTCGGGATTCTGAACCTTGCGAAGAGGTCTTGGTCACTCCGCTGACGGTTTGGTTGAACCAACGTTCTTGTTCTCTTTCGGCATCGGCCAATTCCAGCATGAGGGAATCCAGAAGGTTGGCATGGCCAacgaggaggcggaggtcaTGGTCTGCCCGCGAAGCTTCCCGGGTGAGCTTCTTGCGGGCGGTGTGGGCGAGGTAGTATGTTTGAGTGATGctcattttcttttgttgGCGTCTCCGCACGAGAGAGGTGAAGTAGGAACTAGGAGTGATGGTGGAAGCAGAGGTcgaaaggggggagggagagggagaagaagtagaagtagaagtagaagaagagcgagagGCCATGGTGCCAAAGAAAGTGTCCGGGAGGACCGTGTTGATGTGCTTATGAGCTCAATGCCAAAAGGTGACTCGTTCGCTCTGCGCGGTGACTCAGGCAGCCTTCCCTTTTCCGGCGGCCGCTCAGGCTGGGGGCCAATCAGCGGGTGGAGAGATCGCGGGGCGGTGAGTCAAGGTTGACTGCAGGCGGATCAATAAATCACGACGCCTTATCTTGGGGCGCGACTACGCTTTGATCCGCTTTTTTTCGTTTCCGGCGTCAAAAATGGGAAATGGGAAAATAGATAGTTTCTCTGCACTATGTCGGCGCAAAAAATGGATGGGCGCGACCAGACCAGCGATGCGTCGTCCGTTCCTGGCTCCTTCAGGCGTCTCCACTGGTTGTCTGTTCAACAACAGGCAGGATGAGGCAGCAGTAGTGGCGGGGAAAGCGGATGTGTTGGAGGTATGTGGTTTGAGTAATGTCCTGTGTGCGTATGTAGGATGGTGCACAGCAGTACTAGAGTCGGTCTGAGGTGGTCACCCTAAAGTGATGGGGagtgtatgtagtatgtatgtggaggaaggaaatagGTACTGTGTATGTACTTGAGTAAACCTGTgtaggggaaagaaaaaaatgatCAACCGGGAGACAGGGACCAATTTAATATGATATATCCACTTTCTAGGCTGataattttttcttgctGATTTCTGTTTTTCGTTACTCAGTGTTTTCTCCGTTTTTCTAATCCTATCTCCATTATTAACcttagtttattttttttaccttTTTTCTCACGCACCGGGGTTTAGAAGGGATATGGAATCGGACCTTCGGAGGCAGAAACCATCGATGCCCATCCGTGGATCGGAAGGAGGGTGCCGGATCCACCAGGGCCGATTTCCCTCGCTCGAAAAGGCAACTGTTAGTTCACCGCCCCTCGCTAGACCCAATCATCACTCCTAAAAATGAGTCACGGCCAGGCTCCGCCCGCTAACTCCGTGTGGACGATCACCGctcagcccagcccagcaaagaaaaataaaattatttggGatgaaaaatagaaaaaaccCTGGACGGGGCGTCGGATGACCAATCTTTCCGCGCCGTTATTTCCGGCTGACGGGAGCTTCTAAGCCTAGAAAATTCCAGCAGATGCCCAGTCATCGCTCCGTCTCATGCCAGACTTCCCGATTACTAACTGTGCTCCCTTTCTCCCATCATCCGTGAAGGTTGCTATTTCCACGGGACCAAAGGGGCCAGCTGGTTCTGAATGAGCCGCCTAGGGTCAATGCGCCAGCTCGTCATACCTACTCACTATGTAGTCTGTAGTAATGACACTTCTGTCCGCTTTGAAATCAGCATCCCCGATTCATAAGCTCGCGGTGCAGAACCAGGAGTCCCCTAACTTCAAGGCCAGCCTCACTACTGCAATAGGTCTAGTCGACGACACCAGTCACATCCCCACTCTCGGGGACAACGACGTTCCTGAGCGAGATGTATACCAAGTGACCAACCGTGGAAGTAGACGCGTATTCCGGTCGCGCAGAATACTAATCAGCATTCACCATGCACTCTGATTGTGACCCGAGGGATAACTAGAAAGTTTACGGCGTCGAGCATATGCGTTTGGCAGGCAAGAGCATTGACCCAAGTGCGTGCACTGCACTAGCTAATGCTAATACATTGGGGAAAGGGATTGATTGACCTGTGCACGGAAGCAGTAATCCGGGCGGTGGTCAATAATTCGCGAGCGCCGAGGCGCGTGTACCTTGGGAGGTTAACTAGCCAAGCGAATACGACGACGGGTACGGAGTTATGCCtacttccttcctttcctatcTTACCTACTTACATTTGCCTGCTTTTGCTCACTCCCTTGATACCTCCGAATTCGCTGAATGGATTGGATATCGCGTACTGTATGGAGTACGCGTGCATAATCTcgcttcctttctttctgtctggCAGCCTTTGCAAAGCCCACGTAAGCCAGCCAGGACTCGGCGATGAAGTTCCCACAGGCTGCCACATTTCACGCCTCTAATTGATCAGTGCCTACAAGGTACAAGTACCAACTTTGTATCTGCCTGCTAAGCCGACTAGTAGAAGTCCGGGGAAGTCTGCCTGCCCATCACAATATGATAGGCGTGTGCGCTTTGTCTGCCTGTGCGGAGAGCCGCACGTCCAAGCCAGGCTTGGCCAAGTAACCCTGATCACGTAGGGAGGATCAAGGGCACCACCGCAAAAATTGGGTAGCTAACTTACCAAGTTGGGCTATTTGTGTTGATTCCATCTGTGAGGGTTGACCGCTAGCGACAAACGTGTCCTGCTCTTGGCGACGCCCTgcttgcctgcctgcctccgcctccgcagtACTTGATGATCACCCCCTGGCTGGCTGAGTACGTATTAGAGATGGCTGTGTTTCGCGGAGTTGTCCAGCTAGTTGGGAAAGTATGGGGGCGGAAATCGTACGTAATCGTGTTGAGGGGGCTGGATTATCATGAAGATAATCAACGTGCTGGTTTTGGTTTGCTATCAGTTAATCTGTCGTCTATCTGAAACCTTacatctatctactagtatCTACACAGCCTCGATGGGGACTTTGTGGGGAGCAGCAGACTAGTCAGCAACTATCGTGGCTAGTGGGTCATGTGATACTATCAGTTGAGGATCGAGTCTGTTCATGTTTCATTAAAGAGAATACAGCTGAGAACAATAATCTCACCCCTCAATAACCAAATGATAGTAATGAACATATTTAGAAGAGACGATCGCAATTCCCTCGTACAGAATGAGTGTCTGGATCCATCCAGTTTCAGCAATCCGTCTACGATGAAAACGCCCAGCGTGTCAAGGAATGTCGCTGTGTTCCCTCAAACCATGTCTGGATCCAGCCGGTGGGGCAAAACAGGGAGgagtgagaaagagagaatcTGACATGGCATCCAGCTCTCCCCCAAAACAGAAATACGAGAGGGATGGGACCTGACGGAGATCTCCTACCAAGTGCCTGATTCAGCCTGTCTGCAGTTGAACTAGTTAACTGCTCGAGGCTTGCTCGTGAAGGTTAAGTTAATCAGTCAAGCTTACTCAACCCAGGAAGGACAATGAATGTTAACCACATCAACCACCCCTCTGGACTCGTTTTCTTCACACCCGCAACCACTGCCTCGGGGCGACCGGGAGGGCGCTACCGCTGTCATGGCTTCAGGCTGCCAGCGCCCATACTTGGTCCCTACCTGTATAGCAACACCGGAACTTTGTTTACTGCCACACCCTCGCTCCAGCAAAGGACTGTGCAGACGGGGAGTCCAATGACAGGAGTCCACATCATTGCTTGACTCGCTCGTATCAACCTGGCCTTGCAAACAATGATCTTGACATTCATATTGGCCACACTgacatctccatcatcatcatcaccaccatcatcatcatgataatACAGGCGGTCTGATCCGCCACGACCGTTGATTCTAGAACAAACACATATCATTTTCCTATTCACGCTCAGATACTATCTCTCGATGATGATCAACACACaatagaagagagagagagccagGTCTGGATTGATCCTGATTGACGTCACGACATCAGATCCCTGCAAATCCAACAAACATTACGAAGCAGAAAGTGTTGACCTCATATCCCGACCACTTCACCTAATTCTCCCCCAGATttatcatccatcacctaaccatccccaaacagcagcagcagcagcagcagcagcagcagtggtcCTCGTATCCCTACGGGGTCCCCATTTTCGAAACACTATCTTGATTTGAAACTATATTAACCACAACCTTAACTTCTGACAAAACTGACAGAAGCATTAATAATCACTCACTTCCCCCTCTACATCCATGGTAATACACACCACTGCAAACCTACTCACCTACTTACCCCATAACTGGAATAATAGTAACTGAAGTATATCGGACATAACCCAACTCCATCCCGTAAATTCCTAATCCCTATCTCCCCAgcacaaccaacccactTACCCGAAGGGTGTCAGTGTCAGAAGAACGGGATATCGGCGATTCGCACTCCCAACCTCCGACCGACACGCAGCAACAGGCAAAGGATATGCCGGAACCGGcaaaccaaaaccaccagCCCCGTGATCTGACCCATGGTTTAAAACCACCCCTAATATCCACTAATCAATCAGAAATGAGAAAACCTCATGTGAAGAATGAATCACTCGGATACTCggaattaaaattaaatctttttctttttctcttcagccTTCAGCCTTCAGCCTTGTAGTCGGGTCGGGATCTTTACCTAAtactttccttttcttttttttctgccggttttatttttctttctcacttTGGATTTGGGTTCCCAGGATCTGGGAATTTTGATTAGTAGAGATGACTTTTTCTACGGAGTTGATCTCTCGGGCCGAGGGTGGGCTTTGGTATGGATTTTACTTGCTGATTGAGTGATTAGCTACATACCTCGTGATGAAGTGATGATTGAGGCTTGATACTAGATGAGTCACtggctttctttctttctctctttctatcCTTTGGGTTCCGGTTTTCGCGTGGTAGGCTAGATACCTACTCCGTAGATAGCGGGGATAATGTGCGATTATCGTCGATAGTAGTACGTACACACTATGCATCTCAATTTGATGTTGTTGGCGGTGTTTAAGGGACTTACTTGCGCGTGACAGTCAGAACGGAGTGGGTAAGGCGGGTGGGTAGGTGGCGATGTTTAAGGGTCTTGAGTTACATAAGAAGTAATtacttggatggatggaggcaTGCATGCATAATAAATTGTGAATGGTTTAATGTATTATCCTTGAGCAAGCAGTGGTAATGCACAGCACATTTAATGCCTCACATGTATGGGTTTCGCTATTAAGGTGGGCTCTTGCCACCCAGCGGAGTTGGGGATTGGATCCCCGGTGCTGCCGAGGAACATAGATAGCAATATTAGCGGTGTTAGACTGTTAGTGCTATATTGTGGAGATATTGTCGCTCCGATCGATAGAGATTATGCAGGGAAGGCTTATGTTATGACATGCAATGCATTCCTGCATTTCATACTTGAACTATGATGGACATGGATATATGCCAGGAGGCAGTTATGCTCATACATGCTGAATAACCTGTCAATCATGTGTAAACAAGTTCCCCAGGTCGgagctcttcttcctgatcCACcgtttccaccaccactctgGCCTCCGTCCCTGCTCGTCGGGCTCCACTAAATCACATGGCAACAGTATCGCATGATCGAGCGCATGTGGTAAACCACGATGGCGCCCACGCACCTGCATCGCAATGACAATCACCTTGGACAAGCCATTGAATTCCCGACACAGACTCGTCTCCGTACCAGGGTATCCCATGGATAATCCCACGGTACCGTATGCAGACACAATCTCAAACAGGATCGGGAAGAGCGAGAACGCAATGTCCGTTCGATTTTCCTGCAGACGTTTCCCTTCGGCGACGGCAACGAAGAAGAATCCTAGCATGACAAACCACAAATCGAATCCCAGCTGACGTTGGATATGAGCGCCTAGGGAGTCGGATTGGTGCGGCTTGTCATGCTCGTCGTACTCTTCGTTGTAGATGCCGAGGCTGCGTTCTTCATAGACGTTGGTTTTACGCATGGCGATCGCGATGGGGAATGCGGAGATGTACATCATCCCTACGAAGGAAACTTGCACGGCGGGGTGGAGAGTACCTAATGAGGCAATGGTGAAGCCGGCGGTACGGGTAGAGGCGATTTGGAATAGCCCGTTCACGAGGCGGAGGCCGGCTGATATGGGGCTGGGATGAGGGAACTGATGAGGTCATGAGTAAACTGGTTCAGGTGAGGCCTTTGTTCTTCTGGGTCAACTCACCTCTTGGAGGGTGTAGAAGATGATCAGATCTATAGCATTGATGAGCAGGAGGACTGCGGCTAGTCGCCAGGTCTCAGTGCTAGGAAAGAGCAATGTGAAGCACCGTCGCGGATGGTCCAGAAGAAATTGGAGCTCATCGTCGAGGGGGCTGCCATATGTGGTGAACTGCGATAGTGTCCATATGATGAAGCGGAGCATGCATGGGAACCCGGTATTCCCCAGCACGATGAGAAAGGTCATCACCAGTAGCGGGAACACCGCAGTATTGAACGACCCCATTGAGTTTGGGGTCAGAGTGAATCCCAGGTCATTGAAGGCCGAGCCAGCGGTGAAAATAGCCCACCAAGGCCGGCTGAGGCCATTGTCTGCAAGGATCTGACCATAGTGCTTATTTGGTAGGATCCACACCAGAAAGAGCAAGGCTCCCAGCAGGTGAATGACCACATAATAGCAAACAAGGATGATAAACAACGTCTTCAAGGCTCGATACTCGATACCTCCAAGCTCCTCCTTTTGCGCTTCATTCCAATCGGAATAGCTGGCAATCGACGACTGCCACATCAACGAGGGCAGCGGCGGCATGTCATTCTGCATCTCGGAGAATGATCGCCGCCGCTGTGGACTATCGATCTCAGGAAAGGAGCGACGCGACCAGGTACCAGAGTATGTCCGTCGACGTTGTTTTACCTCGTGCTCGGCGTCCGTCTCACAAAAGGTGATGTGCGGGCTCATGGAGCCGGTTGCGCCATACCTCCTGCCCCCTGGAGACTCGCTCGGCGAGGCAGTCAAGCTCTCCTCGGTGACTGTTGAAAGTAAAGGCGTGTCCTCCGCTGGCCTTTCGCGCGAGAATGATCGAGAAGGCCCATTCTCTACATCGGCAAGCCTTTGGTTCAGGGTATTCCGCTGTGCGCGGCACATCATCTTTGCCTCATTGATGGCTCTCTTGAAACGTTTCCGGAACCAATACAGACGGATCACCACGAGCAGCGAGTGGACAAAGATGACATTGGTGACCAttgacaccaccaacaaggtGACCTGTTGAACCACATGGAGGCGATTGAGATCTACCGTGTTGAGGCCGGTCTGTGTAGCTGCGCCGGAGGCGAGAAGCAAGGCATCGACGTAGGATATTCCTCCGGCGCAGTAGAGAATAAGCGACGATAGTAGAGCCCAGGAgatgatgtagatgtagtGGTGACAGCGGCGTAGGGGTGACTTGGGATTGTCGACCACGGACTCGCGTGGGGGCATGCGTGAGATGCCTCAGTCGGTCGGGGTAGCTCTTGAGGTAAAAcggctgagaaggagaacaaCTGAAAATGGTCTGGTCGGCAGAGTCTCGATTGTTGATTGAAATAAATAGTCCGAGATCGGCTCCTTGCGTGTTGAAAGGAGAATGGCTATTGGAAGCCGACAAATGCCTCAACGAGCTGCATCACAAGAGTGAGTTGGGCTGGCTTGACTGATCGCCCGGTGAATATGTCAGTATCGTCACTGGGAACacaaaaaagatatatacgGGTTGATGACCCACCATTTATTGCCAATTAATCGGGAAGAAACATGTTTGGTTGGGGCAGTGCCCATTTCCGAGACAGCAAGAGGAGTTGCACTGCAGATGGCAAAGACCCAAGTTGTGGACGACAATAATCGCTCATACTGACCTCCTTGATTTGCTCAACTTGacactctcttcccctccagccACTGACGCACGGTCCATAGTTTGATCAACTCTAACGCGTTCATTACTACTAGGGCTGGCTTCAACCCTTGCAGGACTCAGGAACAGGATTCTGACTGTTTTGCCGGCATTAGCTTGACAAATAATCGGCTTCATCATATGTGTTCGATAGAATATCCTAGACCGTACCTGAGACGTTCATCAATTGACTTACAAATTCTCATGAGAATATCCCCGACCGTGAGTTTCGGGCTCAAAACTCTACACAATCCAGTGATGTGCAGCATGGGCATGTCTGATGAAGACGCACGCAGTAATCAAACGACACCCAGAAAAAGTTGGTGAGTAAGGATAACAGCTGGACTCTCCCTGACCTTGGCGGTCACTGCCAGCAGCCTAGGGCATAGGAAACTGAGTATGTTGTTGGCAGACAATTGCCAGTGCAGCCGGGGCTTATCTGCTGTTCATGCAACACCAAAAGCGACATGGTCGCCATCGCTGGGAGGGCCCCGGCGAGACGAGAACCCCAGATCAGCCTGCGCAGGAAGGTGAGGCTAATCTCTGCTCGAAGAGGTTCTCTCTTTAAAGGAGAATCCCCATCGAGAGGGCTTTTAGGATCCCTCTTTAGGCTCTCTCGCCAGTCCCAGAACCACACTGGCTGCCAGATCGCTTTCAATCATCACCGTGGAGTAAAGGCAGGCGGCAATGATCAGAGCCATTGCTACTATGGCAATAAGCACCATATTTCGGTAAAGAATGCATGCTGAATTCTTCAGAAAATTCAATAAAAAGAAGTGTAGACTgaggatgatattgatgtTAGGTCAAAGGAcaatggaagaaaaagatcGACTGTTATGATCTATGAAAAGTTAACAGCCAAATGTCAATCTATAACGGAAGCTGAgtatggaaagaaggaaggccATTCTAGTGATCTTGTCCCCAGAGACATACACTGTTTCCGAAGATGGCAACATATGAACAACAAGAGCAAGAATGATGATATCAATCAAGTCCAACTTGCAAAGGAAAAGGTGATCGgctctctttctttgttctgcCCTCCCGAGTTGTCCCGGACGCCTTCtagcttctctctcctttcgCAACCTTCATGCGCAAATGATTCGCCAAAACGGATATTTGGGTTGTACAATGTCAAAGCGCTAAAAGGTGGACCAAAAGAAAACGATATATTGTGTCTGTCTGGATAGCGGACGGAGGGATATATGTCCCAGCATATAACCCCCACAGCGGATGAGTCGCGCCTCCCTGCTCGTGCGCTTGAAGGTTTGCCAAGGGTGTCGCTGTTGCCGATAGGTTAGATTACTCGAAATTGGTGCTGTAGTATTTTCGTGGCAAAAGACTGAAATTGACTCACTGTGACACAGGTCCGCATTAGATATCCGGCCAGCAACGCGTCTGCTCTAGCCATTGAAGCTGCCTCATCTAATATCCTCACGAAAGGCGAAAAACATTTCCAGTACTTCCAGTAGCCATGTCTGCTCCAGATAGAGGAACAGCTCTAAACAATCGCCTGCCCAGCCCGCATGGCCATCTTCACCGAGCAGACCCTTGCCTGCACCCGTGTCACAGGAccgccatcaccgccactGTTAATGGCAGTAGGACAAACCCCTCTCTGTTGGCCTTGGCATAAACCTTTTCCTTCACTCCCAACATCTCACGATAGGGTCGGAACTACTAGTGATGTTGAGCGGGCCCCATGTCGCGTGGCTGGCACATTTGCTGGCGCATGGACGAGAGCATGCCGCCCAACTGCTTGGCGCAACCTTGGCCCGCCCAATCCCCAGATTGCTCGCGGGGAAGAACGGACGAAAATCTGGGGAATATGCGGAGATTGATCCCACCGCATGATGTGGGGTGCTGGGTGGGAATTCACTTGACACGGTGACAGTGAATGCAGCAGAGTTATAAAGAGAGGGGGGTAGATGCATTGAGGAGCGCATGCATCAGCGTATGcatcttcccttttccttacAAGAATTCAGAGCAGTATAAAGCCCAAAGCGAGCAAAAATGAGCACTGCAAATGAACCAGCAGAACCTCCTGCCGATGGTATCCTGGCTACTGCCAAACAGGCGTGGGGGGATCTGTTCAAATGGAAGCAGCGAGTTGTGGTGACCAACGAGCATGGTGAGACACACACAGAATGGCAAGCCCCAGATCGTCTTCAGAACCCCATCAGTATGATGCTACAGCTGAGTGCCCGGGATTGGCTGTTTTTCATCGTTGGTCTCATTGCATGGACTGCGGATGCCTTTGACTTTCACGCTTTGTCAATCCAGACTGTGAAGCTCTCCAAGTACTATGGTCGCTCCAAAACAGATGTGACCACAGCCATTACTCTCACTTTGCTCTTGAGAAGCGTGGGAGCTGCATTCTTCGGTCTTGCCGGTGATAAGTTTGGACGCAAATGGCCAATGGTCCTCAATATGATTGT of Aspergillus luchuensis IFO 4308 DNA, chromosome 7, nearly complete sequence contains these proteins:
- a CDS encoding uncharacterized protein (COG:S;~EggNog:ENOG410PPZV;~InterPro:IPR037738) — protein: MASRSSSTSTSTSSPSPSPLSTSASTITPSSYFTSLVRRRQQKKMSITQTYYLAHTARKKLTREASRADHDLRLLVGHANLLDSLMLELADAEREQERWFNQTVSGVTKTSSQGSESRHIQWAETVVEDPEEDWDPEDLSDADSDVSDSDSDYDEDEYEDESHIYTPVRRRAPSPVAIITEKEVEEDYDSDSDSDFEYDDAEDLEELTLTRSPSRQTPPDLLSDSDGESEDDTMPPSPPQPTLETFNEKEPQTTEIPLSPTDLDNGYYVPGQARSTIIEAY
- the TRK1_2 gene encoding low affinity potassium transporter (COG:P;~EggNog:ENOG410PFCK;~InterPro:IPR003445,IPR015958,IPR004773;~PFAM:PF02386;~TransMembrane:10 (i21-44o73-98i262-284o304-321i333-358o396-416i428-451o457-477i515-532o544-568i);~go_component: GO:0005887 - integral component of plasma membrane [Evidence IEA];~go_component: GO:0016021 - integral component of membrane [Evidence IEA];~go_function: GO:0008324 - cation transmembrane transporter activity [Evidence IEA];~go_function: GO:0015079 - potassium ion transmembrane transporter activity [Evidence IEA];~go_process: GO:0006812 - cation transport [Evidence IEA];~go_process: GO:0030007 - cellular potassium ion homeostasis [Evidence IEA];~go_process: GO:0055085 - transmembrane transport [Evidence IEA];~go_process: GO:0071805 - potassium ion transmembrane transport [Evidence IEA]) — protein: MPPRESVVDNPKSPLRRCHHYIYIISWALLSSLILYCAGGISYVDALLLASGAATQTGLNTVDLNRLHVVQQVTLLVVSMVTNVIFVHSLLVVIRLYWFRKRFKRAINEAKMMCRAQRNTLNQRLADVENGPSRSFSRERPAEDTPLLSTVTEESLTASPSESPGGRRYGATGSMSPHITFCETDAEHEVKQRRRTYSGTWSRRSFPEIDSPQRRRSFSEMQNDMPPLPSLMWQSSIASYSDWNEAQKEELGGIEYRALKTLFIILVCYYVVIHLLGALLFLVWILPNKHYGQILADNGLSRPWWAIFTAGSAFNDLGFTLTPNSMGSFNTAVFPLLVMTFLIVLGNTGFPCMLRFIIWTLSQFTTYGSPLDDELQFLLDHPRRCFTLLFPSTETWRLAAVLLLINAIDLIIFYTLQEFPHPSPISAGLRLVNGLFQIASTRTAGFTIASLGTLHPAVQVSFVGMMYISAFPIAIAMRKTNVYEERSLGIYNEEYDEHDKPHQSDSLGAHIQRQLGFDLWFVMLGFFFVAVAEGKRLQENRTDIAFSLFPILFEIVSAYGTVGLSMGYPGTETSLCREFNGLSKVIVIAMQVRGRHRGLPHALDHAILLPCDLVEPDEQGRRPEWWWKRWIRKKSSDLGNLFTHD